The DNA region TTAAAATTCGACAActcttttatttaaataaaacaaatatcaaaaaaaaaatattcacgtttttccgcttttgttttcttttttgatactaaagtgacgccaccgaaatcggggtgttatagCTTGCTGACTGTCTTCTCTAGTGTAAACCCTAGTCAGGAAGGTGTCTTTATACCATCTAAAGTCTCCTAGAGATTTACACTTAAGGTTGGATAATAAGTCGCCAGACCTATCTTTGATCAAGGAGGGGTCTCCTATGAAGTGTTGGGCTATAGTGAAGATGAGAGTATTGACTGCATCAGATGTATATTCTCCACCTTCTCCCCTGATGGGGTTATCCTCATCATCATGTTTGATGGCTGTCAGAATTTGGAGTCTTTCATCgtcagtgagataattatccaaCCATCCTTTGAGTTGACCGCAGAATCCTGCTACGAGGATTTCTACAATTAAGGTTTCTGGACAGTTGTTTGAAGTGGAGTATGCTTTAGCAACCattgtcatattttggaggattttggtgatccAATATTCATTTTCACCGTCTATGGTCCATTCATAGatattgttggcactgaagctctTGAAATTAGAAGAATCCTTTTCTTCTAATAATAAGTCAGGAGCACTAGCCCTATTGTAATAGAGTTTGGTTCCTTTTCTCCAATTGTTTCCTGGATTGTGCTTGACAGGACTGATTTTAGGTGAATCTCAATAGATCCAGTTGAATTTACTTCCTCAATGTTATTTACAGATGCTTCTGGTGTTAGTGGTGTATCTTGAGCAACAGTGTTGAGAAGTTTGAGTTGTTCAACTACCTTGCGAAGAAGCTTGTTATCTGCATCTTTTCCGGCTTGGGTATTTTGGAGATTTAGTTTAGAACCTTTCGTTAATTGGTAAGATCTAAACAAGGGTTTTTCTTTGtgattttctttttgaattcCTGAGGTAGAGGGAGTTTCCATCTTAACCTTTCCTCTGTTCAAAAGTTGGAAATAAGCCTCATCACCTAATTGTTGAAGGCATTTGTCAGTAAGTCCgaacccctcttggtatcagagcctgatggggaagtaggccATGCACAATCACAACAGACATCAGCCAACCAGTTACTCCCCTTTATTAGCAGAATTTGGCAAAGGTGCACTTGATAAAGTAGAAACCAGTAAAATCTACCATAGATGTTAAACTAGATAAGTAGCATTATCAGAGGAAGTACGAACCAGAACATAAGTTCAAATATCTAGGAGACTGAATCAAAGacatccaaaagaaaaatagataaGTCACAAAGATGCACTCTCTGTTCCAGAACTCTCAGAGCCAGTAATATCTTCGTCTTCTTTGCCTTCATCAGATTCctcctctccttcttcctcagcaGCTATGCCTTCTTCAACCTCATCCTCTGTTTCAGTCTCAACCTCTTCTTCAAGATCAGCCTCTTCTTCATCTGCACTGTCAGCAACAGTATCCGCTTGTGCTTGTTCTCCATGAGCACCTTGGAGCAACTTGATGAGTTGATCCACATGCTCCTTTCGGACAATGCTGGCATGGATGGTATCTTCCAGAGTCTTGGAAGTAGCAATGAGTTCAGCCAACACATCTTTCGTGGCAAAGCCAGGAAGCTTGGATCCACTAGCACTTTCAGAATCCTTAGCAGTAGGGAGCACCATGTCTGGAACATGTGTCCCAGCAAACAGACGATGATCAAATTTAAGAGGGTCAGGCTTCTTACATTGAGGTTCATTGGGCCTCACAATGTCAGGATGTTGATGCACAATCAGTTCAGTCAGCAAGGTTGGAAACATGATAGGCAGTTTCACAGCATAGGACTCAACATGTTTGATAGTCTGCTCAAACACATGAGTACAAAAATCAAACTTGGACTTGGTTCCAATCAGGTAGATCATTTTGGCCAGTTGAGGAGTGACACCAGAAGTGTGATGTGTAGCTACCCAATTTGCAGCTCCAATCTTGTTCAAGACAGCAAACTTGGCAGACAATTTGGCAGATGGCAACAAGCCTTGCTTGGGCCATTTCTTGACAAGGCCTCCAGTGAGAGTATGAGCTACCATATGCAGACTTGGCTCCCCCTCATTCACAGCACCAGCATCTCTCATAAGAAACTCATTGACCACAGCAGGAGAGAAATTAATGCACGTCTCACAAAAACCTTCTGAAAGCCCGGATTATCAACATCATTGCAGTCAACAGGGATGTTTACAATGAACTCCCTGATCAATTGATCATAGCATCTGCCAAGATCCTTGACAGTGTTGATCAATCCTGCCTGAGTCAGAAGACTCACAATCTCATCAACCTTGAGTGCTTCCTCACTCAATTCCTTCTCCCTAGCAATTCTTCTTTGATACACAAACTTCCACCTCTGAGTAGATTCTGCAGTGTGGAAGGACACATTGTCCATAGGAGCATCGGGAATATTAAGAGGAACTCTCTTACCTCTGATTCTCTTCTTTGTTGTGGAAGACATGTTAGCAGCATCTGGAATAACATCTTGTTCTGAATCAGATGAAGAAATGTGTTTTCTCTTCTTGCCAGTTGATGCTTTGACCTGTTTCTTCTGAGTATCCTgcgcctccttcttcttcttggcacTCTTTTTCACAGACTTTTTCTTCTCTGCCAGTTGAACTTGAGTACTACTATAGGTGATAGGAGAAATCTGAGAGATCTTAACAGGGTTCTTGACAGGAGATCTCACATTCTGATCAGAGGCCTTCTTGCTAGCACTAGTACCAGAGacactcttcttcttcatcacagcAGCAATTGGTTCATTTTCTTCAgaattcattttctcttttcccTTTCTAGAATCCTGTGTGGAGTTCTGTTGAACAGGAGTCTTCTCAAGGATGTCATCTTCACTAGCAGTGGTTCCACCCTCCTTCAAGGAGTCAGAAGAATGATCAATATCTTCCTGTGATTTCTCAACAGGGGAATCATGCTGGCTCACAGCAACATCTGCAAGAGTGATGgcccggatttagtagtgtttttagggtcatttctttgtaggttttgaatCTTTTCcatgtgtctcatgtagtgtttcatgcattctcatgcatttttgcctttctttgtgtttttactttgttttggtaatttcatagtcctatagggacttttcttgcattttaagtaagtttaggacttgcataattttcctattttatttgaggggtcttttgtgctaataatctcttggagttcctagatatttttccttgctttgttcctaagTAATCTGGTCTGAaactgctgaagaaagaaggtcaaaaggcttggaaaattgaagggaggcttaaaggggagttaagaagaaagtcaagaggctttctagcatgtcgagagcgctcaggcgctcgtgttaagcgcctgagcgccaattggatcgttgtGTACATCATACTAGAGagtaattggcgcctgagcgctcctgttgagcgcctaggcgccaattaccttccagaggctcagtttcagcatggaattagcgctcaggcgctctgaattggcgcttgAGCGCTAGGAACAGCCTAGACTCGTGATTTttacctataaataggattctagtcattttctcttgtatattttgatactttctaaaattcagaggtagaggatcatctaggagagtgagagaggtcttccaagcttgtaattcaggttcttagccatgcttggctaatctttcttcttatgctttggttttcatgtaagacttttcatctttaagttataatcttaagttctttcccacatgttcttcttctttccatgaatcccattttctgaacatcaatctaagcttgtatgcatgcttgctttttgcttttctataatcagaacggaagtttgttattgttggaacatgttgccatgcattttgtcaaaacaaccgattgtcgaagcagatgtcgtggcatctgatctcgtgaagctagggcatcagtcctcagcttgtgtttctgttgtgggccctctgaagatttactgaagatatgtttttgagttacttgaggagcaagtagctatccagaagggttttaattgttgggttgttatttgttgaaacaatctttgttaaaagattggtttctatctttacttgtgcaataagaaaccgaatctatcaagattgcgtttttgaattgctgttactgcaatctgtttcttcagcccgtgccaaccctaaagcccatgctaccgctgctgaagtctataaaaagggatgaagacctaaaacatgaaggtgtcgaagctgatagagagagatcgagtgttttaggatatgttaattgtgctttgtcctttctTGGTTGTGAATctctctttgctcactgattctataaagcaaagagagattctgtgtgtttgattgcgttcaaactctacttgttcattgtgttaaCCAAtaactgtggcagtgattgagagaaagaaagaggggctctcatacttaggttgagattctaagtagaaatacactgggtagattaggaagtgaactatgaactgagttgttcatgagtgtctgtaattcctgaatcttgagatagtggatttcctttctttgggtgcaaaccctccagacgtaggtgaaagttttcactgaactgggttaacaattactgtgtgttattgtttctgctgttaagttttgttttactgtaaagcagttgtcgaacctcttgtcccagcatcgtgcaggacaatcagatcagagggaacctgaatttacaattggcatcagagcaggcaccctgttctggttggtgagctccagggagtttgattcaagttctcatggataacaaggagggaggatcagtcaataggccacccattctggatggtactaactatgactactggaaggttcgcatgacagcctttctcaaatcaattgacaacaagacttggaaagctattgtcaagggttggaagcaccccactaaggttgaggt from Lotus japonicus ecotype B-129 chromosome 2, LjGifu_v1.2 includes:
- the LOC130736388 gene encoding uncharacterized protein LOC130736388: MSTEQSFSSTIPLGDGQEGEEDSPYTMSGSDFGAVPETVFEEEVTIEVVGDKRKTRSEVWGHFEHKIIDDVAVSQHDSPVEKSQEDIDHSSDSLKEGGTTASEDDILEKTPVQQNSTQDSRKGKEKMNSEENEPIAAVMKKKSVSGTSASKKASDQNVRSPVKNPVKISQISPITYSSTQVQLAEKKKSVKKSAKKKKEAQDTQKKQVKASTGKKRKHISSSDSEQDVIPDAANMSSTTKKRIRGKRVPLNIPDAPMDNVSFHTAESTQRWKFVYQRRIAREKELSEEALKVDEIVSLLTQAGLINTVKDLGRCYDQLIREFIVNIPVDCNDVDNPGFQKVFVRRALISLLLWSMSFL